From Pirellulales bacterium:
ACAGCCGCCGGCTGTTGGCCGCGATGGAGCGGACCTGGTTCTCGACCCCCTACCACCACGCCCAGATCGAGCTGTGCGAGACGCCCCCGCAACACTTTTCGCTCCACGACGGCGACCACACCGTGATCGAAGCGCGGATGGGTTCGAGCGAACGCGAGTCGGTCTCTCGCGAAGAGAGCTGGGAGGGAACGCTTTATCTGCCACCAGCCAGCCGTGCCGCCAACGGCGCTCAAAAGCAATTCCACGCCCGGATCGCCGGACAGACGACGATCCTACCCTTCGTCGCCGGCGCCGATTCGTTCGTCGCGCACCCCTCGTTCCGCCACGCCGGCTTGGATTGCCTTGTCGACGGAGGTTTCACGCCCCGCGAGTGGCACATCCGCTCAGACGCCGTCCATGCCCGATCAAAGACCTTCCGCCGCGATGCGTAGCGCCCCCTCACGTGCTGGTATCGATCTCGGAATAGAGATCGCCTTCGCCGCAGAGCCAATTGATGGCGCGGTGGCGCTCTGCGGCAAGACTATTGCACTTGTTGATCAGTTGAGGATTCGCCTCATGGATGCCGACCTCTCCGATGGCCAGATCGCGTCCGACGATGCGATAGGTGGAAATATCGAAAGGACCAAACCAGCCTTTCTCGGACATTTCCACGAAGTCGACGGGGCCCGGGTGCAGGAAGAAGTTTCTCAGTCGCCAGTGGAACATAAGGGCATGCGTCTGATATGCAGCCAGTTCGTTCGCACTGCGCAATTTTGCATTCTGGATGAGTTGCCGCGCGGGTCGTGGATCGAACATGCCGGCCACTTCAAACAGTTCCAGCGGCACGACAGTTTCGTCGTACGCAGGAAGTTCGTGCAGGTGCAACGCCCAGAATAATACGCCCAACCCTTCGATGCGCCAGATAGCATCAATCATCGTTTGCGAATCCATCTCCCCGAGCGGGCATCGCATCACGTCGAGTTCCTCGGGCTCGATTTCCTCCAACAGTGCAAGCTCCTCCAGCCATTCGAGCATGGCCTCGCAATCTTCCTCGAACTCTTTGCTCGAGCCAGATTCATTTTCGATCAAGCCGCGATTCGCCAAAGCACAAAGAACGAGCGCACGCTGCGCGACTCGTTGCGGAGAGGGGGGAGCAGGCTCGTCGTTCTCCGACTCGTCAGCCATCGCCGGTGCGGAGTCATCGACGGAAATCGATGGCAGACGGGCAGATCGATCCGCTGGCTCACAAGACGAGAAAAACACGCGACCTTGGGCATCACGCAACGAAGTCGGCGTAAAGATCAGACCATCGATGCGACGGCATACGGCAAACAGCCAATCGAGCCGGGGATCGTCGCTCGCTAGGTCGAGATCCGCCGCCGGCAGCCCCACGGCGAATCGCAGGTTTTGAATCGTTTCCCCCAACTCGGGCCGCAATTCGCCGCCGGCCAGTGCCGCACAGTGTTGCAACAAGCCGCCAATCTGATTCGGCCACCGCGGCCCCAGGTAGTAGTTCGAATCGTGGACAATGGTCAATTCGAGCCGGCGGCGCAGCAGTCGTCGTGGACCACGAGCAATCAGCGTTCGCCAGCCCTCGGGCGCACCGTCCAGTTCTATCTCGTCGGCATATTGCCGCATGCTCTCGACGATGCTCCGCGGATCGATCCGGGTAGAAAAAATCGTCAGCGGCTCTTTGGCCATCGGCTGCCCCCTCGTGGTGGACTCCATACGCAAATCGCGTCGGATTGTGACGAAGGCTGACGCAGAAGTCCAGTTTCAAAGCTCCGCGTTTCAAAGGATTTACACCGGGGGCACAGCTTCTATGCACCGTTTGTGCGCATACAGTACGCAGAACATGACAGGATCTATGGCGTGCGATTGGCCGAGGAGGAACGCTCGGCACAAAAGCTGACGAAACCTATCCCGTCACGGGGCGGAACAAGAACCCCATGACAAACAGCAGCGAGACGAGTCCGACGAGTCCCGCGTACGTCAGGAGCCTGCCGCGCTGCGGATCGGCTTCGAGCCAGGGGATGAGCAGCCGAGTGAGTGTCGGCATGATCAACCATTGCAGCAGCGACACGCTCAGCGCATTGCCCACGAGCATGGAAAAGGCCATTCCCAGCGACGAGACGTAAGGCGTCACGAAGATCGTCAGCAGCATCACCGTCGGATAAAGACCGAACAGCACGGTGAGGGCCATCTTCCAGCCGGGGGGCGACTTGCCCGCGGCGGCCGTTGCCCCGCGAAACCACTCGGCAAAACCACCCTCGAGCTTCTTCAGCTCGAAGTCGCCCACCGTGGCGCGCAGTTTTTCGACCCATCGCGCCCGCTCCGGCGAGTCGAGCCATTTCTCGAGCGATTCGTGATCCTCGAAATGGAGCAGCGTGACCCAATCTCCCTCGCCGCCTCCCATGGGTGGATAGATATCCGTTCCGTCGTAGCCGGGAAACTTCTCAACTTCTTCCGTGACGCCGCGCTGCCACTGGACGAAGCCTTCGATGGCCGACAGCGGCACACGCTGAACCACGGCCGCCGAAGCGCGGGCAGTACAAACTTCCATCGCAAACTCCTCTGTCCTGTGGCCAGGACCTGCGGTTTATCAGGCTGCTGAAAAAGTCAGCAGCCTGCTAGGATCGCCTGGATGCGATCACAAAATAGCGACGGAAGTCGTTATTTTGCGAGCGGTGCGGAGTTCAACTCCGCACTTCGCGAGGCTGAAAAAGGCCACGACGGACCTTTTTCAGCAGCCTGTTAGTGCGAGACGACCGTCGCGGGACCGACGTACGACTCTTCGTTATCAAACACACCGAAGTCGTACGGCACGGTGCCGTTCGCCTGTTGCTGCGCAGCGCCCTTCTTGTACAGCCGCTCGCCGGCGATCCACGTCTCGTCGATGTTGCGATCGTCGCCGATGGCCATCACGCCGAAAAGCAGCTTGGCTGCCTCGTGGACATTAGCCGGGGTGGCTTCGGCCACGAGCGACTGATGCCACTCCATCGCCAATTGACCGGCATTGCAGTCGAGCGCGACGAAGTCGGCTTCCTTGCCCGGGTTGAAGTTGCCCAGGATGTCGTCCAGGTACAGTGACTCGGCCCCACCCAGCGTGGCCAGGTAAAAGGCACGATACGAGCTGAGCTTACTGCGCTCCGCTTCGGCCGAATTCTGCTCGCGCGGATTGACCGAGCCGTCGAGCATCGTGTTGTTGCACATGCCGACCTTGTAGGCCTCTTCCATGACGCGAATCAGGCTGAAGGCGTTGCCGCCACCGACGTCGCTCCCCAGGCTCACGCGCACACGATGTTGCGGATCCATGGCGCGGCCAATGCGGAACAGGCCTGAGCCCAAGAACAGATTCGAGAGTGGGCAGAACGAGACCGCGGCGCCCGCCTTTGAGAAGCGACGGAACTCGTCGTCCGAGAGCCACACGCCGTGACCGGCCGTGAACTTCGGACCCAACAGCCCGTGCAGCTCATGGACGGCGGTGTAATCGCTGCACTCGGGATAGTACTGGTGACAGGTGCGAATCTCCGAGGGATTCTCCGAGATGTGGGTGTTGATCCAGCAGTCGTTGAACTCTTCCTTCAGCCGGCGACAGCTTTCCATCATCTCGGTGGTGCAACCCACGGCGAAGCGCGGCGTGATCGCATACAGGTTGCGACCCTTGCGGTGATACTGCTCGATCAAACGCTTCGATTCGAGATAGAAATCTTCGGGGGTGATCGTCGAACCTTCCGGGGCGAAGCGATCGATACCGGTCAGGCCGGCGATCACGCGGATGTTGCGCCGCGTGGCTTCTTCGAAGAGCTCTTCCGTCGGCACCGGGCAAGCCGTGGTAAAAACCTGAGCGGTCGTCGTGCCACCCGCCAACAGAGCGTCGAAGAAGCGCTTGGCCGCATGGCGCGAGTAGTTGCGATCCTGGTACTTCGCCTCTTCCGGGAAGATCGATTCCTGCAGCCAGCCGAGCAACTGTGCGCCGTACGCACCCAAGGCACGTGTCTGCGGGAAGTGAATGTGTCCGTCAATAAAGCCCGGCATGATCAACCGGCCGCGAATCTCCGTGGTCGGAATGCCCGGGTAGCGCGACGAGAGCTCGCTAGAGGGACCGAAGTCCTTGATCAGGCCATTCTCGACGACCAGCAAACCATCGCGAATGAATCGGGCAGCCTCATGCTCCGCGCCAAGGTGCTTCCAGGGATCGCCCACGAGGTCGAAAAACGAACCACGAATGGCATGGACGGAGCAGCTCATGAAAGCTCCAGTGCGGTTGGGGTATGCGGTAGATGGCCGGCTCGAAGAACCGGCGATGGCGTATGCCGTCTGCGACGATCGTCTCGCGGACAGCAATCAAAACTAGCACACCCCTTGAGAGGGATTCCGAATCTTTGGCCGCACAAGCGTGCATAAATTGGCTAGACGTCAACTGGCGAATTGCCCGCAGCACCAATCTTTCAAGGGGTAAGGCGCCACCAGTCGAAGCTCATAACTGGCGCAACTTGTTTTATTGGTCGCGGTTGCCGCTATCCCCCGCCCGTCGCTCTCACCCCATTACCCGCTTGTTACGGTCACTCCGCACACCGTGCCGCTTGGGTCACCTTGCGCGTGGCGCACTCTGTAGCGCGACGCTTGGGCTGCTGTTGTCATTCAGCACGGCGGCCTGGGGCGAAGAACGCGCGAGCAGTCAACACGCTGCCCAGATCCAATTGCAGAATGATGATCCTCCTTCCACCTTTCGCCTCGCTGCCGAAGAGACCAACCCGGCCGCGGAAGATTTCCAATTCGAATCCGCGCCGCGCGGTGGTGGCGATGGCGGACGACAAGCTCCACTAAGCGAGCGCGACCGTGCCGGTGCCGAAGTGCCCTATCACCTCGGCGTGTCGGGCAACCCCGCCGCCGTGAACATCAACGTAGGCACCGGCAAGCTCGGCCGGTTGCTCGGCCTCAGCGAAGACTCCGGCCTGCGCCTCGGCGGCGTCTGGGTCGGCGATGCCAGCGGCGTTCTCAGCGGTGGTGTCGAGCCGGGGCAATGGGGGCTCAACAACCTTATCGTGGCCGACCTCTCGCTCGACGCCGGAAAACGCTGGGGATGGCACGGCTGTTCGTTCGGCACGCAGTTTCTCGATTTCACGGGCCAGCCCACGAATTCGCTCGCCGGAACGGTGCAGGGCTTCGACGGCATTCAGTCCTCGCCGCCGCTGAATCGCACCGAGCTGTATCAGCTCTGGTGGCGGCAGGAATGGTTCGACGGCAAGCTCATCACGCGCCTCGGAAAATCGGTCCCCTCGTACGACTTCGGCAACGTGCTCGCCGGCGTGCCGGTGCATGACGCCGCGTACAACATTCCCGCCGTCACGAGCTTGATCTACACGCCAATCTTCGTGAACCCCACGATGCTCGGCCGCTTGCCCGGCTACTACGATTCTTCGACCGGCATCTCGATGACACTGCTGCCGACGGAGCACGCGTACATTTCGTACGGCTTCTTCGACGGCAACAATGCGCACGGGCATGACATGGGGATGCGCGGCCCGCTCTTCAATGGCAATTACTTCCACATCGGCGAAATCGGCACGACGTGGATGTGCGGACCGCTAGAGAAACCGGGCAAGGTCGGCGTCGGCCTTTGGGGGCAAAGCGGTCAACTTTCGACCCCCAGCGGCGACGAGGTCGACGGCGATGGCGGCGCCTACATGTTCGCCTCGCAACGTCTCTGGTTTCGCCATCCGGGCCGCGACAACAGCGGCATCTCCGGCTTCATGCAACTTGGTGCGAACAACTCCGATGCGCTGCTGGTGCGCAAGTACGTTGGCTGCGGCTTCACCGCCTTCGGCCTCGTGCGCGGCCGGCCGAAGGACTCGCAGGGCATCGGCATGGCCTGGGCGTTCCTCAACAATGAGCCCACCGCCGGGTCATTCTTCTTTCCCGGCCCACCAGCGAGCAACGGCTCGCAGGAGCTACGCTCGAACGAGCTCATGCTGCAGGCCTACTACCAGTTCAACCTCTGGGACGGAGCGATTTACCAGCCAACGCTCACCTATATCCCCAACCCTGGCGTGCGCAACGACGTGCCGGCGGCCTTTGCCCTTTCGAACTATCTGATCATGCTCTTCTAGAACATTGGCATTCCAGGCTGGTCATTCGCCACAATAGGTCACGAGCCTCGAGAACTACCCATTCTCAAATTGCCGGATGTGCTCCAACCTACAATGACGGCCGTGTATCGCGTCGCAGAGACTCCTGTCTATTGCCTCGGAGAGATCGGCCCAGACTTCGCGGACTTTGTCTATTTTCGTGGCGGCAAGGTCACGGTGCGGCCGTTTGTCGTCTTTCTCTTCTGGATTGCCTTCACGATCATGATCGCATTGTCGACGGTGTTTTCTCGCTCTGTGGATCGAGCCACTCAATCGAACTGCCCTCTTGCAAAACGCGCCTCCATTCCTTGACGACTCGTCGCGAAGTACCCCATCGCCACGAACGCCACCAGCACCACAAGCTGCGCCACCGCGAAGGGGGCCTCCGTCTGCGTGGGGGCCAATGCCCGCAGCGCCGGCACCTTCAAGAACGATTGCACCACCAGCACGAAAAAGTTCAGGTAGAATGCGGCCAGCGCCGTCACGACATAGGTCGTGCTCCAGCGGCCTGCCAGATGCCGCCCATATCGGGCGTACACCGCCACGCCCAGCACCACGAGCGAAATCGCTCCCAGGGCGTGCGAGGGGAGCAACTTCTCGAACGGGAATAGATAGCCCGAGGCACTCGTGGCGATCGTGGTTCCCAGGAAAGCGGCGTTCCATCCATCGAGCCGGCGACCTTTCAAAAAACCATGCACGACGACGAAACCGGCCCCGATCGCGAACAGACTGACGGCGACGTGGACGAAGGTGATGGTCGAGAGGTACATGGCCAGTTCCTTGTGCTGATCGTCTTGGGTCGTTGTCCCTCGCCTGGAACTACCGGCCCGAAAGCCGTGGCTTACAGCCTGGGCGGAAAAAAACTTTCTGGCCGCAGGGTGTAAGAACACGCCTGAAGATCGGTACCTGCGCGAACCGCGCTTGCGAGTCCTCGCACCCTGGCGTAGCTAGCAGCCTGGGAAAAAATGTCCTCGTGGCATTCTTCCCCCTCGCCAAGTTCACAGCAAAGCTGCTCACGGCTCCCAAAATCACAACGGACGTCGCGATTTTGGGATCGCATCCTGCTGCGATCTGCACAGGCCGAGGAATACTTTCCCGGCCTGCTAGTGGACACCGCTTCTCGCCACCCCCGATAATGAGGCCCGCTATATCCCGTGGGGAAACACTTCGAGCGAGGGAAGCAGAATATGTCCAGTGCCGATGCCCGAGCGCAATTCGAAAAATTTCGCGACGATCCCGGTCCCCTCGACACGGCGCGGCTCGACGCCTACTTCGACACGCTCGAGCCCATCTCGTGCGAGCAACTCTTCGGCGCGTGGAAGGGGGGCGAGCTCAAGACGGGCCACAAGGGGAGTCTCGCCCTCAAGGCCCTCCAGTGGCACGGCAAGACCTTCCACTCGCGACTCGACGTCAAGCCGCTGATGTGCCGCAATGACGAAGGCCAACTCTACTCGAATCAGGCCATGAAGGGGGAAGCCAGCTTGTGGATGATCGAGTTTCGCGGCAAGACTTCAGCCTGCATGGTCTACGACGGTCAGCCCGTCTTCGACCACTTTCGTAAAATCGACGACCACACCGTCATGGGCATCATGGACGGCAAAGAACAGGTCTTCGATAACGGCAAGCACTTTTACTTCTATCTCGAACGGGAATAGAAGAGGTAGTGGTCAGTGGGCAGTAAAAAGAAGCAGGTAGCGGGTAGCACCGATCATTTTGCGGAGCAAGCTTCAGACAGACGCGCAGCATCGAATCGCAAAATGGTCGGTGTTGCGCAGCAACAAGAGGACGGGTGACCACGTGATTCAACCATCGACACGGCACAACGAAAAACAAATCCACGAAATCTGCGGATGAAAACCATCCCAGCCGGAATCCCTCCCTGACCCCTGACCCCTGACCACTATGCCCCCTGTTACCGCCGCCGTTGTCCGCGAAAAAGGTGGTCCCTGGTCGCTCGAGCCCCTCGAGCTCGACGAGCCGCGCGACGACGAGGTGCTCGTCCGCATCGTGGCCACGGGCGTCTGCCACACTGATCTCTCGATCCGCGATCAGTACCTGCCGCTGCCTCTTCCCATCGTCCTCGGCCACGAGGGGGCCGGCATCGTGGAACGCACGGGGGGAAAAGTAAAAAACCTGGCCGTCGGCGATCACGTCGTCCTCGTGCCGCTGAGCTGCGGCGCGTGCGGCAACTGCCAGTCGGGCATGCAGGTCTACTGCGACCAGTTCCTGCGGCTGAACATCGGCCTCCGCCGCCCGGACGGCTCCGCCACGCTCCGCGCCGGCGAGAAAAAGGTCCACGGCTCCTTCTTCGGCCAGTCCTCCTTCGCCACGCACGCCTTGGCCCACGAGCGCAACGCCATCCGCGTCCCGCGCGATCTGCCTCTCGAACTGTTGGGACCCCTCGGCTGCGGCGTCCCCACCGGCGCAGGCACCGTGATGAATGCCCTGCGACCCAAGCCCGGCGCGAGCATCGCCATCTTCGGCGCCGGCACCGTGGGATTGTCGGCCATCATGGCGGCCAAGCTCGTCGGCTGCACCACGATCATCGCCATCGACCGCCGCGAAATCCGCCTCGAGCTGGCCCGCGAACTGGGAGCCACGCACACCATCCACAACACGACGAGCGACCCGGTAAACGCGATCCGCAAGCTAACCGGCGGCCGCGGCGCCAACTTCACGATCGACACCACCGCCGCGCCGCAGGTGATGCGTCAGGCGGTCGATTGTCTTGCCCCACCAGGCACCTGCGCGGCCCTCGGCCTGGCCCAGGCGGGCGCGGAATTCTCGCTCGACATCAACACGCTAGGCCAAGGCCGCACCATCCGCGGCGTGACCGAAGGCGAATGCGTGCCAAACATCATGATCCCAACCCTGCTGGAACTCTGGCAACAAGGCCGCTTCCCCTTCGACCGCCTGATCCGCAAGTACGCCTTCCAAGAAATCAACCAAGCCGCCACCGACCTGGCCAGCGGAGCAGCACTGAAGCCAGTGCTGGTGATGGGGTGAAGCCCTTTGAATGGGGGACAATCGCCCTGCCGAGTCTCCGAAACACGATTCATTCTCAACTCGAAGCACGGTCCATAACCCTCATCGGGTACGACCGATAGGGTGTTCATGATGTTACCGGTTGGATAGGCGAAAACGGCCTTCATCGCAACGCGCCGAGTCGCGAGGGGCGCTCCGGCTGAATCGTGGAAGGTGGAGGCGGATTCGATTCATGCCCTTGGCCGCGACCGGCCGATGTTAATTTCTACCGGTCACGGATGCTGGGTCGAGTTTCGCACCTGCGAAGCCTGTCGGGGCTATGGAGCCCGGCGAGCACGCGGCGCGGGCGAGAACGATCCTCGGTCGTCGTGCATGGCAAGGACGCGGAACCCTCACGTCCTGCCCTGCATGAAGACACTCGTGAACCGACCGAAGCCCAGTTACCTGCGGCTGCACACCGAGGAACCGCCCCAAGTGGAGGTCTCCGAGGTGGCAGCCCTCGAGATACTGCCCGACCTGTCTCGGGCTTTTGAAGCGGCCACCGGCTGGGCACTGCACTACGCGCCCGGCCCCGCGCCCGTCCAAGATCCAGAGCTGAAATGGTCCGCCCCGGTAGAAACGGGCGTCGGAGCCTCTCTCGGACACTTCAGATTGGATCCAGGGCGGGCGCATTGGGCGCGCGAGCGCAAGGTGCGCCACGACCTGCCTTCGATCGAGCCGCTGGCGAGCGCCGTGACGCAGCTCACCGGTGAGATCTTGAAGGGGGAGCATCTGCTCTGGCAGCGCGAAGCGGAATTGGCCGCCGGCGTGCCCGTCACGCCCCATCGCGAAGAAGAGAAGCATCTCGCCGAGCGGCTCGAGGCCATTCTGTCGGGCGGCGCCCGCGCGGTGGGCTGCCAGGCCGCGGCGCTGTATCTGCTCGACGCCGATACCACCTCGCTCAAGCTGCGCAGCGTCTGGGGCCTGCCTCGGCGCAAGTTGGCCGCGCCGCCGCGGCAGCTCGATGGCGCCCTGGCCGATCTCGAAGCGCTGCTCGGCCATGCCATCGTGCTGGAAGACTCGCACACGCAGCTCCCCTGGAACGCGCCCGAGGACTTTCCCGCGGCCGTTTGCGTGCCGGTGTCGACGCCGACCGTTCCGTTAGGGACGCTATGGGTCTTTTCGTCCGTGCCCCGCGGTTTTAACGACGAAGAGACGAACATCGTCGAGATCGTTGCCGGGCGACTGGCGGCCGAGCTCGAGCGAGAAATGCTCCTGGCTGCCGGCGTCGCCGATATGCGCCGCCGACGCGACATGGCCGCCATCGAACGCTGGCAACAACAGCAACTTCCCCGCGTGGCGCCGCTGGTCGAAGGCTGGGATCTGG
This genomic window contains:
- a CDS encoding DUF4272 domain-containing protein, whose translation is MAKEPLTIFSTRIDPRSIVESMRQYADEIELDGAPEGWRTLIARGPRRLLRRRLELTIVHDSNYYLGPRWPNQIGGLLQHCAALAGGELRPELGETIQNLRFAVGLPAADLDLASDDPRLDWLFAVCRRIDGLIFTPTSLRDAQGRVFFSSCEPADRSARLPSISVDDSAPAMADESENDEPAPPSPQRVAQRALVLCALANRGLIENESGSSKEFEEDCEAMLEWLEELALLEEIEPEELDVMRCPLGEMDSQTMIDAIWRIEGLGVLFWALHLHELPAYDETVVPLELFEVAGMFDPRPARQLIQNAKLRSANELAAYQTHALMFHWRLRNFFLHPGPVDFVEMSEKGWFGPFDISTYRIVGRDLAIGEVGIHEANPQLINKCNSLAAERHRAINWLCGEGDLYSEIDTST
- a CDS encoding DUF4334 domain-containing protein; the encoded protein is MSSADARAQFEKFRDDPGPLDTARLDAYFDTLEPISCEQLFGAWKGGELKTGHKGSLALKALQWHGKTFHSRLDVKPLMCRNDEGQLYSNQAMKGEASLWMIEFRGKTSACMVYDGQPVFDHFRKIDDHTVMGIMDGKEQVFDNGKHFYFYLERE
- a CDS encoding SpoIIE family protein phosphatase, which codes for MNRPKPSYLRLHTEEPPQVEVSEVAALEILPDLSRAFEAATGWALHYAPGPAPVQDPELKWSAPVETGVGASLGHFRLDPGRAHWARERKVRHDLPSIEPLASAVTQLTGEILKGEHLLWQREAELAAGVPVTPHREEEKHLAERLEAILSGGARAVGCQAAALYLLDADTTSLKLRSVWGLPRRKLAAPPRQLDGALADLEALLGHAIVLEDSHTQLPWNAPEDFPAAVCVPVSTPTVPLGTLWVFSSVPRGFNDEETNIVEIVAGRLAAELEREMLLAAGVADMRRRRDMAAIERWQQQQLPRVAPLVEGWDLAAWSQANDYASGTFYDWLPLDPGRFAAVVAQADGATADAALVAANVRAMFRTHAEYPLDARSLLTRANRTLWLASPGDQRADAVELVLDEQTGRIEWALAGHPLVLQIARDGSWRSLVTPALPLGAEDEAVFPRQTGLLEPGDTLVIATAATRSLCSANGCPLGDAGMAELVASFSADSALQWAEAIRLQLVEWEGDARQDRTLLVVRRQRR
- a CDS encoding NAD(P)-dependent alcohol dehydrogenase, with translation MPPVTAAVVREKGGPWSLEPLELDEPRDDEVLVRIVATGVCHTDLSIRDQYLPLPLPIVLGHEGAGIVERTGGKVKNLAVGDHVVLVPLSCGACGNCQSGMQVYCDQFLRLNIGLRRPDGSATLRAGEKKVHGSFFGQSSFATHALAHERNAIRVPRDLPLELLGPLGCGVPTGAGTVMNALRPKPGASIAIFGAGTVGLSAIMAAKLVGCTTIIAIDRREIRLELARELGATHTIHNTTSDPVNAIRKLTGGRGANFTIDTTAAPQVMRQAVDCLAPPGTCAALGLAQAGAEFSLDINTLGQGRTIRGVTEGECVPNIMIPTLLELWQQGRFPFDRLIRKYAFQEINQAATDLASGAALKPVLVMG
- a CDS encoding carbohydrate porin gives rise to the protein MSFSTAAWGEERASSQHAAQIQLQNDDPPSTFRLAAEETNPAAEDFQFESAPRGGGDGGRQAPLSERDRAGAEVPYHLGVSGNPAAVNINVGTGKLGRLLGLSEDSGLRLGGVWVGDASGVLSGGVEPGQWGLNNLIVADLSLDAGKRWGWHGCSFGTQFLDFTGQPTNSLAGTVQGFDGIQSSPPLNRTELYQLWWRQEWFDGKLITRLGKSVPSYDFGNVLAGVPVHDAAYNIPAVTSLIYTPIFVNPTMLGRLPGYYDSSTGISMTLLPTEHAYISYGFFDGNNAHGHDMGMRGPLFNGNYFHIGEIGTTWMCGPLEKPGKVGVGLWGQSGQLSTPSGDEVDGDGGAYMFASQRLWFRHPGRDNSGISGFMQLGANNSDALLVRKYVGCGFTAFGLVRGRPKDSQGIGMAWAFLNNEPTAGSFFFPGPPASNGSQELRSNELMLQAYYQFNLWDGAIYQPTLTYIPNPGVRNDVPAAFALSNYLIMLF
- the guaD gene encoding guanine deaminase; translated protein: MSCSVHAIRGSFFDLVGDPWKHLGAEHEAARFIRDGLLVVENGLIKDFGPSSELSSRYPGIPTTEIRGRLIMPGFIDGHIHFPQTRALGAYGAQLLGWLQESIFPEEAKYQDRNYSRHAAKRFFDALLAGGTTTAQVFTTACPVPTEELFEEATRRNIRVIAGLTGIDRFAPEGSTITPEDFYLESKRLIEQYHRKGRNLYAITPRFAVGCTTEMMESCRRLKEEFNDCWINTHISENPSEIRTCHQYYPECSDYTAVHELHGLLGPKFTAGHGVWLSDDEFRRFSKAGAAVSFCPLSNLFLGSGLFRIGRAMDPQHRVRVSLGSDVGGGNAFSLIRVMEEAYKVGMCNNTMLDGSVNPREQNSAEAERSKLSSYRAFYLATLGGAESLYLDDILGNFNPGKEADFVALDCNAGQLAMEWHQSLVAEATPANVHEAAKLLFGVMAIGDDRNIDETWIAGERLYKKGAAQQQANGTVPYDFGVFDNEESYVGPATVVSH